In Pristis pectinata isolate sPriPec2 chromosome 26, sPriPec2.1.pri, whole genome shotgun sequence, the genomic stretch CACATTGAACTCAATTTACTAAATTTTCACACAGTTATTTAATCCatccatatcctgttgcagagtccaaatatcctcattgcaataTGTCTCCCACTTATTGTCTGATCAGTTTTATCAAGGTTTATCATAATTCCTTAGAGATTGTTCTCTATTGCCTTGAAATCCTAGCACAGTCTGAAGAGTGCAGCAGCAAGGAGACGATGACAGTTTTGGTTGTTGGTCCAGTGCTAAAAATCTTTACTTGCACTTGAGGGTTGCCTCAAGTGGCTGGGTGTTGCGTGTTTTTGGAACATAATATGCACTGCAGAGTACTCTTTTCTGCGGCTGGATTCAGTGGGTCAGCAGCTACAAACTTAATTGGATTTATGTTGTTGTTGGTAGTGGTGGAGAGTTATCATCTTTTGGAAGAAGAGAGTTTGGAGGACAGGCAGTAGAAGCATAGGGATCAGGATTGACATTTGGTTTGATACTGCATGGGGGCTTagcattggtggtggtgttgaaaaTGTTAAAAGAATCAGTGTTTAATGTGTTGTAGGGGAGAGAGAACTGGATCAGGCCCTGTATTTGTGACGTTAAAGGGTTGAAATTGGGGACTTGCAGAATCAATGGGCAAGATTGAAAATGCATTACATAGGGAATTATGTCATTCCGTACGCTCCAGATATGGAAATTGCATTGACCCGCGAGGGTGAGTTCCTGCTGGAAATGCTGAATCAAATTTCAGTTGCTGAACCAGAAACTGAAAACAATTGAAATTCTTGGCATACCTCTTATTAATGGAGCCTAGGATCCCCTTTGCGTTTTATTTTAAAGAGTGTTCTCGGTTGGTCTAGCCACATTCAAAGATTTGTGTATGTGAATCCAGAGGCCTCTGTTCTTTCATGTCCTTTAAAATtgaacaattttatttattttggctCTTCATATTTTTCATCGAAAATATTTCCCATCACAATTTTCTACATTCAATTTTATCTTCCACATGCCTTCCTGTACTGATACTATACATGCTGCTGCTTGTACTTGTGTTTTGTCTTCTAAATTTCAAATTATATCCTATTTGCACTCAGTCCCTGGTAATaattatattttactttttaCATTGTAGCCTCTATGCAGTTCCCTCTAGCTTGTGAATTTGGGTCCATAAGAACTTAGGTTGTCAAAGGGTCACAGTGTGAAGCTGACGGTCACATGTGCCTCAACAATGTGCAGTGAATCACTGTTATAGATCGTGCAAAGTTAATTGAAAGTTGTGTTCTCTGCATGAACTGATCGGCTATTTTCTTTGCTCAGATTCTTTCAAATGAAGAGCGAAGGTTGAATTTTGATAAATATGGAGATATTGATGGGCAGCCAGGAAACCACCAACAACCACAGCACCACTTTCGGAGTTTTCATAAATATGACGGCTTCTTCTTCGATGAGTCTATTTTTAACTTCCAGTTTAATTCTGCCCGTGACTCATTTGACGATAAATACCTCCTACATTTCTCTCAGTATATGAATGAAGTTGTGCCAGACAGTTATAAGAAACCTTATCTCATCAAAGTGACTTCTGATTGGTGTTTCAGCTGCATTCACATTGAGCCAATCTggaaggaggtggtacaggaactTGAACCTCTGGGTACGTCAGTATCTGAATCTTTTGGAAAGCTTATATTTGATGATAGAAATTCTTTAAAGTTGAGAAATTCTCTTCTGGTAGCTAATGCAATTGCCCAATCTGGCTTCTAACTATTGATGGTTAAATCATTTGTGCATTTACATTCGGTGAGTCAAGATCAGGTTCTGCTCTTCACAAAGCTGGCCAGGCATGTGTGAAGCATCCTACTTAGGCAAAATGTTAAAGGACTCCCAAACCTATTGGGCTGTACTACAGTACAAATCATGGATTTTCAGGTGGGGTACTGAATGTTGGAAGGGGTTTGGTAAAATATTCTTGTGCATTGTGGTAGTGTTCACAATGAATAAATAATCTGACTTTTGATTTCCTTTCAGGTGTTGGGATTGGTGTCATTGATTCAGGATATGAGCGGCACCTGTTAAATCACCTTGGGGTATATCAGCATCCAGCAATCGTGGGAGTCATCAATGGAAGAGTGTCATTCTTTAAGAATGCTGTGGTTCGAGATAACTTGAGGCAATTTGTGGAAAACCTTCTGTCAAATAAGCTTCTGGATCAGGTATGTTCTTAAACAATCACCTCCTGGAAGAAGCAGGGATTCACTGACCTTTatattattcattcatttatttaaaattgttaGTGCAATAATTATGCTGACACATGAATAGATTTGCCATAATTCCAAAGTCTGTTACCATGTTTTGTGTCACCTTTCTCAGAAGGTCATGGTGGAATCCCACCAGCCAGGTTTCCAACCCTCCCACAGTTCTGAAACATGTCTTATGTCCTTTGTAATGTGtggatggcactcaaacaaaagcttttcactgtatctcggtacatgtgacgatagtAAATCAATAATTGAGACAAAAATCCATCCATCCTCATCCTTCTTGATCTGCCTGCAACCTTTGACGACATTGTCCACATCATTCTCTTTGAATGCCTCTGTGGTATTGTCCCTCTGAATGGAACTGctctgaaatttcttcagccagtgacTAGGAAGACTGAAGCTCATGATTTTGGCCAGGCACAAAGTCTGTCCCTtcactgattccatcacctcctaaaactgaaccagactgttcaACATTTCGTACTTGAAGTGAGTTTTGTCTAATCTGTGTCATCACTCGAGCCAAtttttccaactccaccccttgtAGAGTTCTCTTGTGTCTTCCCCCTTTCTTGCACCTTGATATGAATATTCTGAACTACTCTTAGCCAGCCTCACATGTTCTGCCCTCCATATACTTTCAAAAtgctgctgcccatgtcctaatGCACACCATTCTTTTCAGTCATCACTCCTGTGTTTGCTGACCCATCTTGGTTGCTGGTTATGCAGTTTCTTAaaatttctcatccttgttttcattctctctctcactcactcactcactcccttcCACTCCACAGCATCAAGCCTCACTTTCTCTGCAGTCTCCTACAGCCCACTTCAGATATCTGTGcttgtttagttctggtcaccttgatcatccctgaatttaatgttTGTGGCACTCCTCTGGCTGCCAAGGTCCTATGCATTTGAATACCATACATTGAcatatacaacatagaacattacagcacagtagaggctctttggcccacagtgttgtgccgacattttatcctgctctaagatctatctaacccttcccccccacatagccctccatttttctatcattcatctggctatctaacagtctccctaatgtatctgcctccacagcctctgccagcagtgcattccatgcacccaccactctctgtgtaatacgTGGAACACAtgtcttacctctgacatccccccccataccttcctccaatcaccttaaaattatgccccctcgtgttagccattttcgacctgggaaaaagtcaccgACTATACACCTTGCTTTACTTCTTTCAATATGCCCTTAAAACATAATCCTTAAAATCCCATCTCTTTGATTGACCTATGGCTCACATGCCCTAATACTTTGGCATCAATTACTTTGATAAACTTTGGGAAGTTTTCGTATGATGAAGGTAGTTCTTGCTTTATGTTAATATATGCTTTAATCAAGAATGACTCCAAAAATGTGTTTAGAATATCCTTTATGTGGATACtttgtcacattttaaaaattataatgagCAGCTGTGATAATAGTTGGGAAAAGAAAAACTTaaggaaataaataattttacaataatattttcattaaatccatggaaaaaaatacagagtacatgcatcaagaaagagagtaaaaatactactgaatacgttgtgttaaatcgtacttaggattacaatactctaaatcaataatcacgcatagtagttagttaataaaggaagaaaaaattgaaatattttattacaaaaaaaagtctacccccactaccaaaacccgaagctgttagataaaagaaacaacaaggaaaaaccgtaaaaaaaagtaacagtgtcagccaatatctgtgtttgagtccccaaatcagagattttgaaaataattcaagaaggGTCCAcgcagggtttgaaagtctaggttagattcaaaaactgaacaacgaatcttctctagattcaaatatgacataacattccgtaaccattgaacatgcgtaggcggagtagcttcctgacatttaagcaatacagctctcctggctataagagaaataaaagccagaatatgtaaatcagaagccttcaaagttatatctttttctccaacaatcccaaatagtgcagtcaaaggattaagtttaaaatttattttaaagagtacagaaaaagtatgaaagacctctgtccaatattttttaagactctgacacgtccaaaacatgtgaattaaggaagccactccgttattgcatttatcacactaaggagatatatcggaataaaaatgggaaagtttatctttagacaagtgagctctatggaccactttaaattgaaggagagaatgaccagcacataatgatgaagtattaaccaatttgaaaatttcattccaagtttccttggaaattgacatctgcaaatcttgttcccaagcgtttttaattttatctagtggcaccttactcattcctaataatctgtcataaatattagatattgagccatcctgaaagggttccaaattaaaaattacatctaataaattcttatcaggacacagaatgtaattgagatcgaagaatctctctaatttgtaaatgtcttaaaaaaaaatgagtttttggtaaatcatacttggtagacaattgttccaacgaagaaaggtttcctccaacaaacggatcttgaaaacaagtaatacctaatttgtcccactctttaaaaactacattagtcatagaaggtttaaaaatgtgattggagaaaatgggactggacaaagaaaaacacaataaaccaaaatattttctaaattgtacccaaatcctcaaggcatgtttaactactaaattatctgattaatcaagaggcttgtccagtatgggtctctaaggaaattaactctgttaaaaaattttctattatctctttgcttggttcttcacttccaatatcattaaataaactaacagataatttaggcaataaataatttttaaaaaatggtatcTGTTATTTAGGGTTGTGATATAGGATACAGTGAAATACTTAGGAAATTCCAACCTTGCAGCTGTAAATATATCATTGGAACCATGATAATGAAGTGACCCTTTAAGCACAGATTGGTTAATTTGAATTTAGTTCatttaattacttatttaaatAAACCTGGTTGACTtctgatagaaataaaaaaacaacctgctgggagcactcagcaagtcaagcaataTCTATGGAAGtggaacagagtcaatgtttcaagtgaaGGACTCTGAACTGGAAAACCAAGAAGACAAGCAtgcttttaagttgcagagagggaaggGATGAGGGTGGAGAAAACAGAGTGAATATCTATGATAGGATGCAGACTAAAATTGTCAAAGtaacaacacaagaaaaaaatagaaactgaaagggagtggggatggggcagaaaattaaagtgacagggtcTCCCTCGCAGTCTGAACAGAGGCACTCGGCATAGTGGTCCGTGTAGAGAAGACCACGTTGGGAGCACGAAATGCAACACACAatattggaagtgcaagtgaattgctgcttcaccaggaaggaCTGTTTGGTCATTGGGTGTTGGGAAGAGAAAATTTAAGTGTTGTTGTATCTCCCACATCTGCATGGGAAATTGCTGGCAGAAGGGGAATGACTGGTGAAAATGGAAGAGTATACTGGGGAGCCGTAGAGTGAATAGTCCGTTTGAAATGCTAAAAGGGGGAAGGGACGATGTCAGGTGCTAGAAACTACTTGGAGCTGTCAAAATTGCGAAAGATGAATTGTGCAGGATGATCCATGAATCATAGgctggtgaggacaagggggaaatAGAAGAGTCGTGGTTGAGAGCCAATTCAATGTCAATTATGGTAGAgaatctttggaaggaaaagttaatgtctcaggttgaagatacttcagaactgggaaagaggagagagaaataaaaagatgTAAATGTAAAAGCTGTGCTCAAGTAAAAAAAGATACACTAATGCCTTTATCTTTGAGCATAGCTCCACCCCAACCCTATCAAGTTGATAGGGTTCTCAATAgtttctcctctatttcccacatatTTGCTCTAATTGTTTCTCCTCCCAGCTAACATAAGGATAGAGTTCAGTTCTCACCTTCCAACCTACCAGCCTTCACATTCGATGGATAATTCCGGCCTTCTTTAACAGGATTCTACCACTTCCACCAGCTACTAGTTACCTATCGCTTTATTTTCTGCCCCATGTCCACTTGGACCTCCCTTTTGGCCTAGACTTCCTATGTTACTatttctcaagcttgcattggacgtcacctcatcttctgtctggttATGTTTAACAATTTCAATTAACCatccctttttccctctctctgcacAATGTGGCTGTATCTTATcagtttgcatttgtttttctctcttctgtctttAGCTGGCATTTAATGTACTGGCATTATTTTGATTGGCATCCTGTCacaaacattagctctgttctctccacactcacatttccagttctgacagcaggtcatcagcctgaaaccttgactctgtttcttgctccagagttgctgcttgatttgctgaaacattttctatttttgttttgaatttctggtatctgctttttttttgctccaatgaGTTTTAACAGCTTCAAGTGGCACAGCAAAACTGTTGAAAATACTCTGTAGAAAGAGTGTGTAGCATCAAAGAgagagtagcatctgtggaaagagaaacagagctaacataaAATAATTTGCCTTAAACATGCAATTGATAAGAGTTAAATAGCAGTTAATTTTGCATACATTAAGGTCCAACAGATAGCATCGAAACAATGAttagataatttgttttagtgatcTTGGATTAGGAATAGCTAGTTGTTAGAAGGCTGTGAGTACTCCTGGGTTGTTGTTCTTCAGCATAGTGTTAATGGAGCTTTCATGTCTACCTGACACAGCAGATGGTGCTTGGTTTAACATTACATCCAACTGTTGATAGTtaaaacataagaacatcagGAGTCTGCTCTATTAGTAAGCAAAACCACAGCTGATCTTCAACTTCAATGCCACTTTACTGCCCTATCTCTGTATATAAGAGCATAGGAGTAGACCTAAATAAATTCTTACCAGGCAATAAAGGAACACAGTACTGTCTGCAAACATCAGCCTGAATAATATAATCAAGTCTGTAAAGTGGCAAGAGTACCGTTACAGAGCCAAGGTTAGGATTCTCACATTTTGCCCTGCAGATAATGCATTCATTTACAGTCAAATTATATGGCGGGGATAACAGAAAAGTGGAAAGATAGACAATTTAGAATGTAACTAAATATTTGGATTTCATTTTTTAGATAACTGACAagaattatgtacaatttttgtCTGCATGGGAGCAAGATAACAAGCCACATGCATTAATATTACACCAGAAACCTGTAGTGCCACTGTTGTACAAGGTAATCCATTTTATGTAATTCGCTGAATTGTAACATACAATTGTGCCATTATATGTATAACTATGCAGTGATATGTTGCATATTACTTTTATTTGAGTCAACAATTCACTAGAATCTAATTATCTTGAACAAGTTTTAGTTTTAAGTCTTAATTTTGAAGGTCTAAAACTGTGAATTGTTTTACCACATTTGATGTAAGTGCTCTTGCATTTGAGGATAGAGAACACTGAAGAAACCTGTCACAGTAATAATGTGAGAGCCAATTTAGAATCCAGATATCAATTTCTCATTAAGGCACAtctaaattgttttaattttaataactttCACCCAGTATTATGAATAGAACATTcaatggagtactgtgtatatgATCTACATCAGTTTGCACCCTGATCAGAATATGATCATACTTGCTGCTTGTGATTAATGGGGTAGATCAGTTCTGTACGAAATTGTATCAGTGACATGATGAGTGTGATTGAAACTTTTTTTGCTCCCAGGACAAAGTATAAACATACCTAGTATGtggttatttgatttttttttcattgtagaAATGCTAAAGAGTTCTGAATCTCTTGCATGTAAAATGACAATTTATATTAGAGATGCAATTAAAAATGTACCTCGATATGCAGGTCATTTTGGATGGAGTTACCACTTTGGTAATATCCTATAAATCATGCATTTAGTTCTCTAGTTTCAGTTACTTTCCTGCGAATATTACTCAGGATAGATTTAAATTTCAGTCATATTTTCATTGTCTCtgtcagtttctctccccacccccccccccccaccccactttctcTCACCCAGTAATATCCTAAGTATTTTGGTGAGCAGCATTGTTAGTGAGCCATTTAAAACTTCCAACAACTAACCTATTTAACCACTAAAGCACatttcttttaataaaaatgtgAGATTTCTTTTCAAATATCCTTTTTCTCTTCTCTAAATAATTTgtggtcagttttttttttaaaagaactattTAATTATATTAACATTCAAATAGTGGTTACTATAATTACAGAGTTTGTGATTTGTTATAAATATATGGATCTTTAGTACCCCCATGTTTAATATTCTGTCCTATATTGTGTAGTCAGATATTTAGTATAATCTGTAAAATGCTTCTATATTCCATTTCAAATAATAAAGAGTGTATCAATATCTGCAAGCTGCTGACAAAATGTTGTGTTGGCTGCAGTTAACTGATTGTTGGTGCAGAGATTGTGGCAAATGATTAAGCTACTGTTCTAACATGCACTTCTCTTTTTAAAGTTGACTGCCTTCCATTTTAAAGATTATATTGCATTTGGTTATGTGGAGACTGGTATAGAAAAGACTGAAGAAATCCTAACTAACTACAATATAAATAGCTACACATCTACTATAATGATTTTTAAGGAGAACATAGATAAAGCATCTGATGTTATTCAGGTAAGTGTGTTTTTTGTCTGTTCAGTTTTCAAATTCAGTTTCTATAGAGAATAGGTTGCTCTCCAATTGCCAAAATCATGTAAAACATAGCTTCACTCTACAACATTTAATGCACATGAGATTTTCCTGTTCCTCTcaccattttctttcctctttagcAAATGCTGATTCTTTCAAGAATAGAATTCTTTAGGTTTTAACTGTCACTGGTATCTTGCCCCACATTACAACTCTTTAccttcttccctctacactcaccATCAAACCCACCCTCCTAGTTACTTTTCCATACTTGGATAACTTGTTAACCCTCACTCTAGGCTATTCTTGCTGTGTGTGGCAAACCAGTAAGCATTAGTTATTTTCAGCAGAGAAAGGGATGGGAGCGCAATTTTAACAGAAAAATAACACTATTTATGTTCTTGGTGCGTGAAAACAATTGATGGTTTTAAATGATTTCTTACAGGCCAAAGGAATGAAAAAACAAATAATAGATGAATTAATTTCTAGCAACAAATTCTTATTGGCTCCTCGCCTTACAAACCAAAGACTTTTCAAGGAGTTGTGCCCAGTGAAGCAATATCGTCGCCAAAAGAGGTAACTGATCTTACAGAAATTATGGGTTACTTTTGATTTTGATTGCTGAATAGGATGCATATATATTTCTAACCTTCATCAGGTCTCTTgtgaaagaaaaggggaaaaagacagAGACCCATACTTTCTATATTTTTATACCATATTTCATGAAGTTGGGATTCCAAAGCTTTTTGTGGTCATTTGAGTGCCTTGAACTATACTGCTGCAGGGAAAGAATAGCCATTTGTTTCGATAAAATGAGCTCCAAGAAGTAACACAGATAATGAGCAGATAACCTGTGTTTTTAGTGATATCATATGAAGAATGAGTCTTGGCCAGGACGTCAGGGAGAGCTTTTCTGCTGTTTTAATTTGTATTGCGGAATCTTTTACTTGCATCTGAGAGGATTGGCATGGATTTTGTGTAACATCTGTTTCAAATGAAAACAGCACTTCCTCACTAATTAAATTAGTGTCAacctggatttttgtgctcaattatctggagtgagacttgaatccacacaagagtgctaccaactgagcctgATCTTGCAGAAGAACTGCCTAATCATAACTGTTTTTGATGATTCCATAGCACTTGGATGATCAGGATAAAACCCTTAATTCAAACACTATTCTAAATGCTTGAAAGCATTTATTGTGACTGTCACAATTATGTTTGCCTTTACCTCTAGGATGTCATTGATAATCTATAACACTTTCTGCCAGGTCTCTAAAGACACGATGCACTTTGCAGCCAGGTGCATTCTAATTCAGCAATAATGAGCAATCCAGACTGTGGTTTTTGAAGGCTTCCCAGTGACTAGGTGGAGCATGTTAATATTGCACCACAGAGGCCAAAAGGGTAAGAATTGATACAAGATTAGTGCTGAATTAGCCAAACATAACCATAGCAGTAGTAAGGCTCTGAAAGAATTAGAATTATCCATGATTGTTTAAAGTGAGTATTATCCATTTGTCCCTTGCTGTAAAGTGCATCTATAAATGACATTAAAGGGCTGATTCAGTGTTGGCTGTGATTTCCTGCATTACTTAGTATCAGCACTCGCTGCTTAAACTAGTAAGAAGGGCAATGAACTTCTGCAAAACTGTGACCCAGCGAGAGCTAGTACCTTCAAGAGAAATGATTGGAGAAAACAGGGAAACAAAATAATACTGCAGCCGTGAGCTGGGGTAATAAATTGATGCTATCAAGGGGCCAAGGAAGCCTCCAGGTACATCAATACCAACTGGGAATTTGGTCTGTTGACACCATGTATTTCTTGTGTTCTGCAGAACACATGTGAGTCGTGATTCAGAAGTAACAGTTTCATCATCCTCATTTTAGTGGAATAAGGAAATCCAACGTAACAGTAGTTCATACTTATAATAAAGGTATCAGCTGTCAAATGTTTATCACAGAATGGATGACATTTTCCTTACTTGATTTCACTAATTTACATCCATTTTGCACATCTTTCCATTGAGCAGCATTGCCAACAGTTGCCTAGATGAGAAATGAATTGCATACAATTGTTTTGCTTAACATACATtttgatcaaggatgacttgattccactttggttttgtgggttctgaaatgACACATAAGGGCACTGAGAtcggcagactcttccacagatggagcatgaGGTGCCTGACAATGGGTCAACTGTTCATGAAGCAGTGCACCACCTGTGCCAATCAGGCTTCTTTATGTTCCTGGTACATGAACCCAAGGTTTTCAAAACCATCCTAGATGGGCTCTAGACTAGATAGTAATATATGCTTGATTTCACTTGATTTCTCCAGATACTGTGTCCTGCTAATAATTGGAGAGAAACATAAgctgcaaaccccacacagctcttttgtttcctttGCCTCTGCGAATACTAAAGAGTCTCTAAGATTTGCATATGTCTATCCAGAACGTCAACAAGCATTTATTAATGCCTTACTCCCACCGGCACTGAGAAGTAGTGCTACACCAAACGTGAGTAGAATAACTAACTTTATCCACTTTTAAGCTGAGTTACTGCTTCATACATTCATCAGTATTTGTCATTTCATTTCAGTTTCATGGTCTTTATGGAATATAGAAGAAATTCCAATAGCTAGAGCCATAAAATTAGATGTCCCTTGAGGAATGAAGCCTTTGCATTTTATATGTTTCCTGAAgacacagaagaaagccatttgacccaactagtctgtgctggctcttggAGCAACTCCACTAAACGCATTGCccacttattagcccatgccCCATTCTCTCATACGTGCCCATTTACACCCCATTGAttattctaccacttacctacaccagcagcaatttacagtagccaattaacctaacaactttgggatgtgggaggaaactgagcaccAGTCAGTCACAtagtgaacatgcaaactctgcacagacagcaccagatgtcaggattaaACCAAAGTTGCTGGATGAGAAGTCATTAGGAATGTGATAGATTAGCATCTGGTGTTCTCCTATCTGCTTTTTGAATTGATGCACTGCTGTGTTAGCATTAAATGAAATATC encodes the following:
- the dnajc16 gene encoding dnaJ homolog subfamily C member 16 isoform X4, with product MPQLIKILSNEERRLNFDKYGDIDGQPGNHQQPQHHFRSFHKYDGFFFDESIFNFQFNSARDSFDDKYLLHFSQYMNEVVPDSYKKPYLIKVTSDWCFSCIHIEPIWKEVVQELEPLGVGIGVIDSGYERHLLNHLGVYQHPAIVGVINGRVSFFKNAVVRDNLRQFVENLLSNKLLDQITDKNYVQFLSAWEQDNKPHALILHQKPVVPLLYKLTAFHFKDYIAFGYVETGIEKTEEILTNYNINSYTSTIMIFKENIDKASDVIQAKGMKKQIIDELISSNKFLLAPRLTNQRLFKELCPVKQYRRQKRYCVLLIIGEKHKLQTPHSSFVSFASANTKESLRFAYVYPERQQAFINALLPPALRSSATPNIVILQQSTTPGKVFYKLLESGWNGSEGDKFQLFTEVNQLLEVGHHTFFSHEAILPELNDEFAPIFLVRWLYAMTDYALQIWESGFTQNWREMMPLISLLFSVIFILLGAFIIQAFGEPTDLERRPEPEKKEEPAMAKVQDVAKKQQPNASRNLSRSSEQVFVEVTELTYVNYASNLVRLVPGNINVLVAVTDATKNTLIQRFAHEVYPVTWNKSLHFSFLNLSKHRRWLEDLLEYAQDPARISNTQDENHHNQNYAGYVLALNGHRKYFCLFKPKLYNEIENRGALNSSESTQDGTESDGAANTMETDNPNQHPFSSNPSIKQTKQLLNRLNLWMDRLLEGILQRYYVPFWPELH